The Methanobrevibacter wolinii SH genomic interval CTATATTAAAAAGAGATATTGATTCAGGTTGTGCACCATTAAATAATATTCGTGATTGTGAAACTATTTTAGATAATGCTAATAATTTATCTTTTGAAGAATTGATTTATTTAAACTTATTTAATGATAATTTAGCTTCTAAAATAATTGAAACTCGTGATAAAAAACCATTTGAAACATTAAATGAATTAGAAGATTCTTTATTGTATGGTTTCTCAAGTAATTATAAACAAAGGGTTTTAAGTATATTAGAAACTAAAATAAATAAAGATATAATATCAAATTATATTGATAAATATCCTTATAATATTCGCATCTTAGATTATAAAAATGAAGATGTGTTAAATCAATTTGAAAATAAAATAAATAATAGGAGAATAGATTTATGGCAATAGAAAACGGTGATTTTGTTAAAGTTAATTTTACTGGTAAAATTGAAGAAACTGGTGATGTTTTTGATACTACTTATGAAGATATAGCTAAAGAAGCAGGTATTGATGATCAAAATAAAGAATATACTCCAATTCCAATAGTTGTCGGTGGAAAACATTTACTTCCTGCTATTGATGAAGCTATTGTTGGTATGGAACCTGGAGATGAAAAAGAAGTTAAAGTAGATCCAGAACATGGTTTTGGTGAAAGAGATTCTAGTTTAATAACTTTAATTCCTATGAGAGAATTTAAAAAACAAAACATGAAACCTTTCCCTGGAATGAGAATTCAAGCTGAAGGTCAAACTGGTAAAGTTTTAACAGTTAGTGGTGGAAGAGTAAAAGTAGATTTTAACCATGAATTAGCAGGTAAACATTTAGTTTATGATGTAAAAGTTGAAGATGTAATTGATAATGATGAAGATAAAGTAAAAAGTATGGTTCAATTACATTATGCTTATCCTAATATGGATATTGATAAAACTGAAGTTAACTTTGATGATGATACTGTAAGTATTAAATTAGATGAAATCACTAGATTCGATCAAAAATCTTATATGGATGTTACCCTTCAAAGATTTAGAATAGCTAAAGATCTTTGGGATAATATGGATGTAAGTAAAGTTCAATTTGTTGATACTTTTGAGAAAAAAGATACTGAATCAAATGAAGATGAAGAATCTGAAGAATAGATTCTAATCTTTTTTTATTTATTATAATGATGATTAATTTTTATAAACTTTTAATAGAGTTATAAAATTATATTATTATCATTAAAACTTTTTTTTACAAATAATAATTTATTCTATAATATGGCTTTTTTTATTAGTTTTATTAAAAATTATAATTGTATTATCTATTTTTAAAATATAATTTAATAATTATTAATATACTTTTATGCATTTAAAATTTAATTCATGAAGATTTCTTATTTTAGAAGTAAAATTTATAGTTTTTAGCTATTTATTTAAAAATCTGACTTAATATAAAATTTATTTTAAATTTAAATTATTTCTTATACATTATTTAATCTCATCTTAATAAAACATTTTTAAAAAAAAGTTTCTTGATTAATTTTAAAATTAGTATTTTATTTAGATTAGTATAAATTGTATGTTTTATATGTATGATTTAAAATTAGTATATGATTTGGTAAAAAAAGGAGTAAAAATATTGGAAGATTTTTTAACTAAAAATGGTTCCAATAAATTGAATTGGATTAGTTACTAATCCTATAACCGCTTCAAGGAATGTTGGATAATTACTTGATAATGCAAATAAATAAACGATATAGAATATTACAATTAATATTAATATAATTAAAATAATTGTTAATATTATGTCAGTAGCACTGTATGGTTCTTTTTCTTTTTTAGGTTTATTTTTCTCTATGAAATTCCTATTTAAATTGTTTCTACTTGGTTTGTGGTTCATATTTGGTTTTGTAGACCAAACATATTTTTTCTCATCTTCTTTAACACTACCTGCATAATATCCTTGATTACCTTTTTTAGATGGTTTTTCATAAGGTACTTTTTTATTTAATTCTTCATCATTAGATAGTTGTTCACTTAAACTTAAATCTTCTTCTTTTTTATAATTTTCTAAGTTTAATTCTTCTTTATCTGGTTCATCAAAGTATAAATCATCTAAATATTTTTCATATTTATCTTCTAATTCTTTTTGTTTTGTTATTTTTTCTGAACTATTATTTATTTCTGGTGTATTTTCTTCTATTTTTTCTTCATTATCGTTATTAAATATATTTGCAGGTTCCTGTTTAATACTGCTTGTTTTTTCAATTTTATGTTCTGGTTTTGGTTGTTGTGTTGTTTGTGGTTGTGGTTCTGGTTTTGGTTGTTGTGTTGTTTGTGGTTGTTCTGAAATATTTTGATCTTTATTAGATTCATTTTTAGTTTGATTTATTTTTTCAGAAACTTTTGATGTTAAACTATCACTTATTAAACTGTTTACACAATCTTTACATAATATATTTCCACCAACTTCCATTCCACACTCAGAACATATTGGTTTTCCACAGATAGCACAGTTATTTACACTATCTCTATCTGGATGGTAATGACATTTCATATTTTTTTACTCCATTTTTTATATGAATTTTAATTTTTAATAAAATTATATTAATAATAATATAATGTTATTAGTAATTGTTATATTTAATATTAATGTTTTAATTTATAAATGAAAAATAATTTTGTTTAATTTTTATTATATATTTTTTCAATTTGTATAATATTTTTCATATTATTTATTTTTTAGATAATGATGTATCTATTATTTTTTCTACTACTATTTCAGATGCAATTAAATCATCAACAGTATTTAAGAAACTTCCTAAAGAATCACTATTTATATCAAATTCAACTATATTTTCATTAAGTTTTGATTCAATAAAACTTTCATTATCTACTTTTAATGTTTTGTAAGATATTTCTGCAGAGTTCTTATCTTTATATTTAATTTTCATATTTGATTTAATTTTCATAATAACTTTCAACATCTTTTTATTTATAATAATATTATATATACTGTTTTTTGTCTATTAATATTTCTATTTTAATGATTAAATTTAATTATTTTATTTTTATTAATTATCTTAATTTTGAACTTTAGTTTTTTAAATATTCGTTTTTATTATTTATCTTATTTTTTCTAAGATAATTTATTGTAAAATCTATGTTTTTTTAAATATTTTTCAATATTATTTATATATTTTAATATTTTGTTTTATTTTTATAATTTTTTAGTATATTTAATTAAATTTTATATACTATAGAATTATAATATTATTATAGAAATATTTTTGAAATTTTTATATTTTTACTAATTTTATAATAACATTTATTAATGTTAATTTAAAAATAAATAATTATTCTATCTAATTGTTATGTGTAAATTTTATTATTTTATAATTTTACTCAAACTTATATAGCTAAGATATGGCTATTTATCATTTATTTCAAAAAATTATTTTGATAGAAATTATTAATCGGAGGATTATTTATGGTTCGTGCTTATACAAGAAGAGATTATATTAGAAAAATACCTAATTCAAGAATTGTACAATTCGATATGGGTAATTTAAGTGGGGATTTCCCTATTAAAGTAAGTTTAGTTTCAAAAGAAAATGTTGAGATTACTCACAATTCTTTAGAAGCAGCTAGGATTGCATCTAACAGATTAATGCAATTAAAAGCTGGTAGATTTGGTTACCATTTGAAAGTTAGACCATACCCACATCAAATTGTAAGAGAAAATCCTATGGCAACTGGTGCAGGTGCAGATAGGGTACAAAGTGGTATGAGAAATGCTTTTGGTAAAGCTGTAAGTGTATCTGCTATTGTTAAACGTGGTCAAAAATTAATTACTATTGACTGTAACAAAGCAAACTTCAATGATGCTAAATTAGCATTAAAAAGAGCATCAATGAAATTACCTACTACTACTAGAATTGTTGTAGATAAAGGTCAAGAATTAGTTTTATAATTTTATTGTAAATTCTTAATTGTATATTCAGAGTGTAAAAAATTGTATTATTTTGGTAATTTTACAATATTTTAAGCATTTGGTTTAGATGTGATTATAAAGTTTTTACAATCTTCTTTTAAACTTATACACTAATATTGTACTATCTAAACAATTTTACAATATTTTAAGCTCCTTGAATATTTTAAATATTATTTTCATTAAATAATTATTTTAAAAAATGAGGGAAAAAGTATGTATGTAGCAAAATTTGAGAAAATAAGTAAAGATGATATTGATATTGCTGGAGGTAAAGGAGCTAATTTAGGTGAATTAACTCAAGCAGGTATTCCTGTTCCACCAGGATTTGTTATAACATCTAAAACTTATGAAAAATTTATGAATGACACTGAAATTAATACAACTATTATGGATATACTTGAAAATACTGATGTCAATGATACTAAAGCTCTTCAAAGATCTGCTGAAAAAATTAAAGATATAATTGTTAAAACACCAATGCCTCAAGATATTAAGACTTTAATTATTGAAGCTTATAATCAACTTTCAGAAAGTGTTGGTGAAGAAGCTGCAGATGTAGCTGTAAGATCTTCTGCTACTGCTGAAGATTTACCTGATGCTTCTTTTGCAGGTCAACAAGATACTTATTTACATGTTAAAGGTGTAGATGAAGTAGTCAAATATGTTCAAAAAGTATGGGCTTCTTTATTTGAAGCAAGAGCTATTTTTTACAGAGAAGAAAACAATTTCGATCATGATAAAGTATTTATTGCAGTTTGTGTTCAACAAATGGCTCAAGCAGACAAAGCAGGAGTCATGTTTACAGTAAATCCTTCAACTGGTGAAGATGTTGCTATGATTGAATCTTCATGGGGACTTGGTGAAGCTGTTGTATCTGGTGATGTTACTCCTGATCATTATGATGTAGATAAAAAAACTGGAAAACTTGTTAATATTACAGTTAGTGATAAAAAATACATGTATGTAAATGATGAAAAAGGTACTAGTATAAGAGTAAAAGTTCCTGAAGAAAAACGTAATGAAAGAGTATTATCTGATAAAGATTTAGAAAATCTTGTTGCAATGGGTAAAAGGATTGAAAAACATTATAAATCACCTATGGATACTGAATGGGCTATTGAAAACGGAAAACTTTATTTATTACAATCTCGTCCTATTACTACATTAGATGATAATAAAACTTCTGGTTCTGAAGAAGTTACAACTGATCTTAATGTTATTATTAAAGGATTAGGTGCAAGTCCAGGTATTGTTGCTGGACCAGTTAAAATTATAAAAGACATTGAAGAATTAGATAAAATCCAAAATGGAGATATTATGGTTACTACAATGACCACTCCAGATATGGTTCCAGCTATGAAAAAATCATCAGGTATTATTACTGATGAAGGTGGAGTAACTTGTCATGCATCTATTATTTCAAGGGAATTAGGTATTCCTTGTGTAGTTGGTACTGGTGAAGCAACTGATGTTTTAAATGATGGTGAAGAAGTTTCTATTGATGGTAAAAAAGG includes:
- a CDS encoding peptidylprolyl isomerase, which produces MAIENGDFVKVNFTGKIEETGDVFDTTYEDIAKEAGIDDQNKEYTPIPIVVGGKHLLPAIDEAIVGMEPGDEKEVKVDPEHGFGERDSSLITLIPMREFKKQNMKPFPGMRIQAEGQTGKVLTVSGGRVKVDFNHELAGKHLVYDVKVEDVIDNDEDKVKSMVQLHYAYPNMDIDKTEVNFDDDTVSIKLDEITRFDQKSYMDVTLQRFRIAKDLWDNMDVSKVQFVDTFEKKDTESNEDEESEE
- a CDS encoding KEOPS complex subunit Pcc1, which encodes MKIKSNMKIKYKDKNSAEISYKTLKVDNESFIESKLNENIVEFDINSDSLGSFLNTVDDLIASEIVVEKIIDTSLSKK
- the rplJ gene encoding 50S ribosomal protein L16, with the translated sequence MVRAYTRRDYIRKIPNSRIVQFDMGNLSGDFPIKVSLVSKENVEITHNSLEAARIASNRLMQLKAGRFGYHLKVRPYPHQIVRENPMATGAGADRVQSGMRNAFGKAVSVSAIVKRGQKLITIDCNKANFNDAKLALKRASMKLPTTTRIVVDKGQELVL
- the ppsA gene encoding phosphoenolpyruvate synthase, yielding MYVAKFEKISKDDIDIAGGKGANLGELTQAGIPVPPGFVITSKTYEKFMNDTEINTTIMDILENTDVNDTKALQRSAEKIKDIIVKTPMPQDIKTLIIEAYNQLSESVGEEAADVAVRSSATAEDLPDASFAGQQDTYLHVKGVDEVVKYVQKVWASLFEARAIFYREENNFDHDKVFIAVCVQQMAQADKAGVMFTVNPSTGEDVAMIESSWGLGEAVVSGDVTPDHYDVDKKTGKLVNITVSDKKYMYVNDEKGTSIRVKVPEEKRNERVLSDKDLENLVAMGKRIEKHYKSPMDTEWAIENGKLYLLQSRPITTLDDNKTSGSEEVTTDLNVIIKGLGASPGIVAGPVKIIKDIEELDKIQNGDIMVTTMTTPDMVPAMKKSSGIITDEGGVTCHASIISRELGIPCVVGTGEATDVLNDGEEVSIDGKKGLVYEGLISSAENTDSTMELDQNIKAVAEPIVTVTSVKANVSMPEAAPRAAAVGADGVGLLRAEHMMLNGGVHPKKYILDGKEDELVDMLAENILKVADVFYPKPVWYRTMDAPTDEFVTLEGGENEPEEHNPMLGWRGIRRELDEPEIIQAEFKAIKKLHEKGYTNIGIMIPLSQSVSELRKAKKLCAEVGLIPQKDVEFGMMVETPAAALTVEDYIDEGIDFVSLGTNDLTQYTLAIDRNNEFVAKNYTEEHPAVMKLIERTIKICAERGVTCSICGQAGSVPHIVEKLVEFGISSVSSNADAIPDVRRTVAIAEKKLILNAARKRLEQ